From one Caldithrix abyssi DSM 13497 genomic stretch:
- a CDS encoding T9SS type A sorting domain-containing protein, which produces MIRFTVKSLILMMMVASFMFSTNTYAGDEFFEKVDYRGAFGATDWASGWTALYHYGVLAEPTTGTNDVIVNDDDIQPGDVVYWTADNVYHLNGRVFVEEGAVLHIEAGTVIKGMPGQGENASALIVARGGKIYAEGTADRPIIFTAESDDVNNPVDISYDTKGLWGGVIILGKATINRPGGEYNIEGIPTTEPRGLYGGNDDDDNSGVFRYVSIRHGGAEIGEGNEINGLTMGGVGRGTVIEYVEVFANKDDGFEWFGGTVNAKHLIAAFCGDDGFDMDEGYRGKLQFLFAIQHPEFGNRCAEHDGAPKSAVNSEPKAFATIFNATYLGSGKNANNPDNDEMFKLRENWGGIYANSIFGDYNGYGVDVSDAYSPDDSKDRLLNGELKFLNNIWFDFNGYTMADSIGKQDYIQNYLQNAVNGNEEVNPQLNGISRVQDGQLDPRPAFNGPAYQNLAQYPNDEFFEKVDYRGAFGATDWASGWTALYHYGVLAEPTTGTNDVIVNDDDIQPGEVVYWTADNVYHLNGRVFVEEGAVLHIEAGTVIKGMPGQGENASALIVARGGKIYAEGTADRPIIFTAESDDVNNPVDISYDTKGLWGGVIILGKATINRPGGEYNIEGIPTTEPRGLYGGNDDDDNSGVFRYVSIRHGGAEIGEGNEINGLTMGGVGRGTVIEYVEVFANKDDGFEWFGGTVNAKHLIAAFCGDDGFDMDEGYRGKLQFLFAIQHPEFGNRCAEHDGAPKSAVNSEPKAFATIFNATYLGSGKNANNPDNDEMFKLRENWGGIYANSIFGDYNGYGIDVSDAYSPDDSKDRLLNGELKFLNNIWFDFNGYTMADSIGKQDYIQNYLQNAANGNEEVNPQLNGISRVQDGQLDPRPAFNGPAYQNLAQYPTAIRVINNTFSIPDNFALKQNYPNPFNATTVIHFDLNKAGNVKLVVYDQLGRKITTLVNKTLSAGSYQIQWNANNLASGVYYYQLQLNDRVETRKMILNK; this is translated from the coding sequence ATGATACGTTTTACTGTAAAGTCACTTATTTTAATGATGATGGTCGCATCTTTCATGTTTTCGACCAACACGTATGCCGGCGACGAGTTTTTCGAAAAAGTCGATTACCGTGGGGCATTTGGAGCGACCGACTGGGCTTCGGGCTGGACGGCGCTTTATCATTACGGCGTTCTGGCCGAACCGACCACTGGTACGAATGACGTTATTGTGAACGACGACGATATTCAGCCCGGAGACGTGGTTTATTGGACGGCGGACAATGTGTATCACCTGAACGGACGCGTGTTTGTGGAAGAAGGCGCCGTGCTGCACATCGAAGCCGGCACGGTTATTAAAGGCATGCCCGGACAGGGCGAAAACGCCAGCGCTTTGATTGTTGCACGCGGCGGTAAGATTTACGCCGAAGGTACGGCCGATCGTCCGATCATATTTACGGCGGAATCTGATGACGTGAACAATCCCGTGGACATCTCTTACGACACCAAAGGTTTGTGGGGCGGCGTCATCATTTTAGGTAAGGCAACCATCAACCGTCCTGGCGGCGAATACAACATCGAAGGTATTCCGACCACCGAACCCCGCGGGCTTTACGGCGGTAACGACGATGACGACAACTCCGGCGTATTTCGCTACGTTTCCATTCGTCACGGCGGCGCGGAAATCGGCGAAGGCAATGAGATCAACGGCTTGACCATGGGCGGCGTTGGTCGCGGAACAGTGATCGAATACGTTGAAGTGTTTGCCAACAAAGACGACGGCTTTGAATGGTTTGGCGGAACGGTAAACGCCAAACATCTGATTGCCGCTTTTTGCGGAGACGACGGCTTTGACATGGATGAGGGCTATCGCGGAAAACTGCAATTCCTGTTTGCCATTCAGCATCCGGAATTTGGCAATCGCTGCGCAGAGCACGACGGCGCTCCGAAATCGGCGGTGAACAGCGAGCCAAAAGCCTTTGCCACCATTTTTAACGCCACCTATCTGGGTTCCGGGAAAAACGCCAACAATCCCGACAACGATGAGATGTTTAAGTTGCGCGAAAACTGGGGCGGAATTTACGCTAACTCCATTTTTGGAGATTACAACGGCTACGGCGTTGATGTCAGCGACGCCTACTCCCCCGATGACAGCAAGGATCGTTTGTTAAACGGCGAACTCAAATTCTTGAACAATATCTGGTTCGATTTTAATGGATACACCATGGCCGATTCCATTGGCAAGCAAGATTACATCCAGAACTATCTGCAAAATGCGGTTAACGGCAATGAAGAAGTTAATCCACAGCTAAACGGCATCAGCCGCGTGCAGGATGGACAGCTGGATCCGCGTCCGGCTTTTAACGGCCCGGCTTATCAAAACCTGGCGCAGTATCCCAACGACGAGTTTTTCGAAAAAGTGGATTACCGCGGGGCGTTTGGAGCGACCGACTGGGCTTCGGGCTGGACGGCGCTTTATCATTACGGCGTTCTGGCCGAACCGACCACTGGTACGAATGACGTTATTGTGAACGACGACGATATTCAGCCCGGAGAAGTGGTTTATTGGACGGCGGACAATGTGTATCACCTGAACGGACGCGTGTTTGTGGAAGAAGGCGCCGTGCTGCACATCGAAGCCGGCACGGTTATTAAAGGCATGCCCGGACAGGGCGAAAACGCCAGCGCTTTGATTGTTGCACGCGGCGGTAAGATTTACGCCGAAGGTACGGCCGATCGTCCGATCATATTTACGGCGGAATCTGATGACGTGAACAATCCTGTGGACATCTCTTACGACACCAAAGGTTTGTGGGGCGGCGTCATCATTTTAGGCAAGGCAACCATCAACCGTCCTGGCGGCGAATACAACATCGAAGGTATTCCGACCACCGAACCCCGCGGGCTGTACGGCGGTAACGACGATGACGACAACTCCGGCGTATTTCGCTACGTTTCCATTCGTCACGGCGGCGCGGAAATCGGTGAAGGCAATGAGATCAACGGCTTGACCATGGGCGGCGTTGGTCGCGGAACAGTGATCGAATACGTTGAAGTGTTTGCCAACAAAGACGACGGCTTTGAATGGTTTGGCGGAACGGTAAACGCCAAGCATCTGATTGCCGCTTTTTGCGGAGACGACGGCTTTGACATGGACGAAGGCTATCGCGGAAAACTGCAATTCCTGTTTGCCATTCAGCATCCGGAATTTGGCAATCGCTGCGCAGAGCACGACGGCGCGCCGAAATCGGCGGTGAACAGCGAGCCAAAAGCCTTTGCCACCATTTTTAACGCCACCTATCTGGGTTCCGGAAAAAACGCCAACAATCCCGATAACGATGAGATGTTTAAGTTGCGCGAAAACTGGGGCGGAATTTACGCTAACTCCATTTTTGGGGATTACAACGGCTACGGCATTGATGTCAGCGACGCGTACTCTCCCGACGACAGCAAGGATCGTTTGTTAAACGGCGAACTCAAATTCTTGAACAATATCTGGTTTGATTTTAATGGCTACACCATGGCCGATTCCATCGGCAAGCAAGATTACATCCAGAACTACCTGCAAAACGCAGCTAACGGCAATGAAGAAGTTAATCCACAGCTAAACGGCATCAGCCGCGTGCAGGATGGACAGCTGGATCCGCGTCCGGCTTTTAACGGCCCGGCTTATCAAAACCTGGCGCAGTATCCGACGGCGATCCGCGTGATCAACAACACCTTTAGCATTCCGGATAATTTTGCTCTGAAACAAAACTATCCCAATCCTTTCAATGCCACAACCGTCATTCATTTTGACCTGAATAAAGCCGGCAATGTTAAACTGGTTGTTTATGATCAATTGGGTAGAAAAATTACGACACTGGTAAATAAAACACTGAGCGCCGGAAGTTATCAAATTCAATGGAACGCCAATAACCTGGCCAGCGGCGTTTATTACTACCAGCTTCAATTAAACGATCGAGTTGAAACCAGAAAAATGATTTTAAATAAATAA
- a CDS encoding aldehyde dehydrogenase family protein, with translation MFDRSILEKLGIKEENFGACTGLEWSKTTDAGVLEVHSPIDGKLIARVYQASAEDYERVVQKAEEAFKYWRTIPAPRRGEIVRQIGLRLREYKDLLGRLVTYEMGKSIQEGWGEVQEMIDICDFAVGQSRMLYGFTMHSERPNHRMYEQYHPLGPVAIITAFNFPVAVWAWNAMIATVAGDTNIWKPASKVPLTAIAVQNIVGEIVKENDLPEGLFNLVIGKGSVIGERILEDKRIPLVSLTGSTAVGRHAATKISARLGKYILELGGNNAIILTPDANLELAVPAIVFGAVGTAGQRCTTTRRLIIHESIYDRVKESLIKAYKSVRIGNPLDDKIHMGPLVDKGAVDTYLKALEQVKAEGGKIIYGGEVLTGPGYEAGTYVLPTLVEAENHYQIVQEETFAPILYLIKYKGSVENAIEIHNDVVQGLSSSIFTNNLQEAETFLSAWGSDCGIANVNIGTSGAEIGGAFGGEKETGGGRESGSDAWKAYMRRQTNTINFGKELPLAQGIKFEI, from the coding sequence ATGTTTGATCGCAGTATTTTAGAGAAGTTAGGTATAAAGGAAGAAAATTTTGGCGCTTGCACCGGTCTGGAATGGAGTAAAACCACAGATGCCGGTGTGTTAGAGGTGCATTCACCCATCGACGGCAAGCTGATCGCCCGAGTTTACCAGGCTTCTGCAGAAGATTATGAACGCGTTGTACAAAAAGCGGAGGAAGCCTTTAAATATTGGCGAACCATTCCTGCGCCCAGACGCGGTGAAATCGTTCGTCAGATTGGCCTGCGTTTACGCGAATACAAAGATTTACTGGGCCGCCTGGTCACTTATGAAATGGGCAAATCCATACAGGAAGGCTGGGGCGAAGTGCAGGAAATGATTGACATTTGCGATTTTGCCGTGGGACAATCGCGCATGTTGTATGGCTTTACCATGCATTCCGAGCGCCCAAACCACCGAATGTACGAACAATACCATCCGCTGGGCCCTGTGGCCATTATTACGGCCTTTAATTTTCCGGTTGCAGTATGGGCCTGGAACGCCATGATTGCCACTGTTGCCGGCGACACCAACATCTGGAAACCCGCCTCCAAGGTTCCTTTAACTGCCATTGCCGTTCAGAACATTGTAGGCGAGATTGTTAAGGAAAACGACCTGCCGGAAGGATTGTTTAATCTGGTAATTGGAAAAGGCTCCGTGATAGGCGAGAGAATCCTGGAAGATAAACGCATCCCGCTGGTATCTTTAACCGGATCTACAGCCGTAGGACGTCATGCGGCGACTAAAATATCCGCGCGGTTAGGTAAATATATTCTGGAATTAGGCGGTAACAATGCCATTATCTTAACACCGGACGCCAATCTGGAACTGGCCGTTCCCGCCATCGTATTTGGCGCTGTTGGCACCGCCGGTCAACGTTGTACGACCACACGCCGACTGATTATTCACGAATCCATATACGACCGTGTTAAGGAATCGCTGATTAAAGCTTACAAAAGCGTGCGTATCGGAAATCCTTTGGATGATAAGATTCACATGGGGCCGCTGGTTGATAAAGGCGCTGTGGATACCTATCTCAAAGCCCTGGAGCAGGTTAAAGCCGAAGGCGGAAAGATTATTTACGGCGGCGAAGTTTTAACCGGCCCCGGTTACGAAGCCGGCACCTATGTTTTGCCCACGCTGGTTGAAGCCGAAAATCACTACCAGATCGTTCAGGAAGAAACCTTCGCGCCGATCCTGTATTTGATCAAATATAAGGGCAGCGTGGAAAATGCCATTGAGATTCATAACGATGTGGTGCAGGGATTGTCTTCGTCTATTTTTACCAACAACCTGCAGGAAGCGGAAACATTCCTTTCGGCCTGGGGTTCAGATTGCGGCATTGCCAATGTTAACATCGGTACCTCCGGCGCTGAGATTGGCGGCGCTTTTGGCGGCGAAAAAGAGACCGGCGGCGGAAGAGAATCCGGCTCCGATGCTTGGAAAGCTTACATGCGCAGGCAAACCAATACCATCAATTTCGGAAAAGAACTGCCCCTGGCACAGGGTATTAAATTCGAAATCTAA